The following proteins come from a genomic window of Spongiibacter tropicus DSM 19543:
- a CDS encoding SDR family oxidoreductase — translation MATYAMSGGATGIGAAIRKTLQAAGHKVIVVDLKDADICADLSDYAGRQRAVDGIRQRCPEGLDGFIPCAGVGPSVRPPSLITRINYFAATTMTDGLLDLLEKRGGRIVMIASNSAPMIEHNDYIDLLLAGDEEAACELADSRDTHSAYAGSKHGICCWLRRQSGDLARRGLRINAVAPGIVQTPLSDKVLADPELGQVMKDFGDSVPLGKVGQPEQIASVVEFLLGPGADYMTGSIVFVDGGHDAMLRPDTF, via the coding sequence ATGGCTACCTATGCCATGAGCGGCGGCGCCACCGGAATCGGCGCCGCGATTCGCAAGACCCTTCAAGCCGCAGGACATAAGGTCATCGTCGTTGACCTGAAAGACGCTGACATCTGCGCAGACCTGAGCGACTACGCGGGGCGTCAGCGCGCTGTTGACGGTATTCGCCAGCGTTGCCCGGAGGGGCTCGACGGATTTATCCCCTGCGCGGGGGTGGGGCCGTCGGTGCGACCGCCATCGCTGATCACCCGCATCAATTACTTTGCCGCGACTACGATGACAGACGGTTTGCTGGACTTGCTGGAAAAACGCGGTGGCCGCATTGTGATGATTGCCTCGAACTCCGCGCCGATGATTGAGCACAACGACTATATTGATCTGCTGCTGGCGGGCGACGAAGAGGCGGCCTGTGAGCTGGCGGATAGCCGCGATACACACTCGGCCTACGCGGGCTCCAAGCATGGCATCTGCTGCTGGTTGCGACGCCAGAGCGGCGATCTCGCCCGCCGGGGGCTGCGCATTAACGCCGTGGCGCCGGGTATTGTGCAGACGCCGCTGAGCGACAAAGTGCTGGCCGATCCGGAGCTGGGGCAGGTGATGAAGGATTTTGGTGACAGTGTGCCGCTGGGCAAGGTGGGGCAGCCAGAGCAGATTGCCAGCGTTGTCGAGTTTTTGCTCGGCCCCGGAGCGGACTACATGACCGGATCGATCGTGTTTGTCGACGGTGGTCATGACGCCATGCTGCGGCCGGACACGTTTTAA
- the bamC gene encoding outer membrane protein assembly factor BamC, with translation MRFSTIRYPVLMLGLVALTACSAFRDRSNDYRRAELSEALVLPQGVQAPALDDEYVVPGIRDHNALPGEFEVPRPEQLSKSVGTAEVRIQRLGDRQWILLDGEPGQVWPRVRTFLERTGMQLARVDNSQGILETQWREVEKGQPLERFRFRLEHGVQVGTSEVHILVQQGGAESRWPAESTDFQREGQVARVLAQFLADSENQGAVSILAERGTKSKGKIFLEGPAENRHLRLFLPYERAWAALGLALTKAGFEIEDEAPAVNKYWLSYIAPEDESDSWMGRFFNANRDKRSRYVVELKPVAEGEALIFLNYQKGRRLRAEEREALLNRIMGYLH, from the coding sequence ATGCGTTTTAGCACCATCCGTTACCCTGTTCTGATGTTGGGCCTGGTGGCCCTGACTGCTTGCAGTGCCTTTAGGGACCGCTCCAACGATTACCGCCGGGCTGAGCTCAGCGAAGCGCTGGTGCTGCCTCAAGGCGTTCAGGCTCCGGCGCTGGACGATGAATATGTGGTGCCGGGTATTCGCGACCACAATGCCCTGCCGGGGGAATTTGAGGTGCCACGTCCGGAGCAGTTGAGCAAGAGCGTCGGCACGGCTGAAGTCCGTATTCAGCGGCTGGGTGATCGGCAGTGGATTCTGCTGGATGGCGAGCCGGGACAGGTCTGGCCGCGAGTGCGTACCTTCCTCGAACGCACGGGCATGCAACTGGCCCGAGTCGATAACTCTCAGGGTATTCTGGAAACCCAGTGGCGCGAAGTGGAAAAAGGCCAGCCTCTGGAGCGTTTCCGTTTCCGTCTAGAACACGGCGTTCAGGTTGGCACCAGTGAGGTTCACATTCTTGTGCAGCAGGGCGGCGCCGAATCGCGCTGGCCGGCCGAGTCCACTGATTTCCAGCGTGAGGGGCAGGTTGCCCGTGTGCTGGCGCAGTTCCTGGCGGACAGCGAAAATCAGGGGGCTGTCTCTATCCTCGCTGAGCGCGGTACCAAGAGCAAAGGTAAAATCTTCCTGGAAGGCCCTGCGGAAAATCGCCATCTTCGTCTCTTCCTGCCCTACGAACGCGCCTGGGCGGCATTGGGTCTGGCTCTGACCAAGGCGGGCTTCGAAATTGAAGACGAAGCGCCCGCGGTAAACAAATACTGGCTCAGCTATATCGCACCCGAAGACGAGAGTGACAGCTGGATGGGCCGCTTCTTTAACGCCAATCGCGACAAGCGCAGCCGCTACGTGGTTGAACTCAAGCCGGTGGCCGAAGGCGAAGCACTGATATTCCTCAATTACCAGAAGGGCCGCCGTCTGCGTGCCGAAGAGCGGGAGGCCTTGCTCAACCGCATTATGGGATATCTGCACTGA
- the dapA gene encoding 4-hydroxy-tetrahydrodipicolinate synthase, with protein sequence MITGSIVALVTPMHSDGSIDWQALSRLIEWHIEQGTDGIVAVGTSGESATLGMDEHKMFIKACVDQVAGRAKVIAGTGANSTSEAIELTEVAREVGADACLLVTPYYNKPTQEGLYRHYMAIADAVAIPQILYNVPGRTACDMQNATVARLATHPNIIAIKDATGDVNRGRELIEMVGDKMDVLSGDDATAMELMLQGGKGNISVTANVAPAAMKAMCDAAMAGDRAAAEAANAPLLALHERLFVEANPIPVKWALFAMGRIEDGIRLPLTVLSDAAQPQVREALEQAGLL encoded by the coding sequence ATGATTACCGGCAGTATTGTCGCCCTTGTGACACCCATGCACAGCGATGGCAGCATCGACTGGCAGGCGTTGTCACGCTTGATCGAATGGCATATTGAACAGGGTACCGATGGCATCGTTGCTGTGGGCACCAGTGGTGAGTCCGCGACATTGGGTATGGACGAGCACAAGATGTTCATCAAGGCCTGCGTTGATCAGGTGGCCGGTCGCGCCAAGGTGATCGCCGGAACCGGTGCCAACTCGACCAGCGAGGCGATCGAACTGACCGAAGTCGCTCGCGAAGTGGGTGCCGATGCCTGCTTGCTGGTGACACCGTATTACAACAAGCCGACTCAGGAAGGTCTGTACCGTCACTACATGGCCATTGCTGACGCCGTGGCGATTCCGCAGATTCTGTACAATGTGCCCGGTCGGACCGCTTGCGATATGCAAAATGCGACCGTCGCCCGGCTGGCGACGCATCCCAATATCATCGCTATCAAGGATGCGACGGGCGATGTGAATCGCGGTCGGGAACTCATCGAGATGGTTGGCGACAAAATGGATGTGTTGTCCGGTGATGACGCCACCGCCATGGAACTGATGCTTCAGGGTGGCAAGGGCAATATTTCGGTGACGGCCAATGTTGCGCCCGCTGCTATGAAAGCAATGTGTGACGCGGCCATGGCTGGCGATCGCGCGGCTGCGGAAGCGGCCAATGCACCGCTGCTGGCTTTGCACGAGCGTTTGTTTGTGGAAGCCAACCCCATTCCGGTTAAATGGGCACTGTTTGCCATGGGCCGGATTGAGGACGGTATTCGCCTGCCGCTGACTGTGCTGAGTGATGCGGCGCAGCCGCAGGTGCGCGAAGCGCTGGAGCAGGCTGGCCTGCTGTAA
- a CDS encoding AEC family transporter has protein sequence MISLISPLMPVMMPVLLCASLGWLWLRFNQPFDQEFVRRLVMWVGAPALIVATLGRINMSPELLGTVLLAALVLLAVNAVFAVLFCRLAGFSLRDFLIPLVFGNFGNMGLPICLFAFGDEGLALALGVFLATTLCHFSFGVAVLNGRAAVKAVSQSPVIYAGLFAACMVFFGWELPQTAANTLGLLGNLSIPLMLITLGVSLGSLQVAVAGRALLLGVVRLLLGVSAGFATVYVLELEGTLRNVILLQSAMPAAVFNYLLAMQYQREPAIVAGLVVSSTLISFITIPLLLLYLGV, from the coding sequence ATGATCTCTCTGATTTCCCCGCTGATGCCGGTGATGATGCCGGTATTATTGTGTGCGTCGCTGGGCTGGTTGTGGCTGCGTTTTAATCAGCCTTTCGATCAGGAGTTTGTGCGTCGTCTGGTAATGTGGGTGGGGGCGCCAGCACTGATTGTCGCCACCCTTGGGCGCATCAACATGTCGCCCGAGTTGTTGGGCACGGTGTTGCTCGCCGCACTGGTGCTGTTGGCTGTCAACGCCGTTTTTGCTGTCCTGTTCTGCCGCTTGGCGGGCTTCTCGCTGAGAGACTTTCTGATTCCTCTGGTATTTGGCAACTTCGGTAATATGGGACTGCCGATCTGCCTGTTTGCGTTTGGCGATGAGGGTTTGGCACTGGCGCTGGGGGTTTTTCTGGCGACGACCCTCTGCCATTTCTCCTTTGGTGTCGCGGTGCTCAATGGCCGAGCGGCCGTGAAAGCCGTCAGCCAGTCTCCGGTGATCTATGCCGGTCTCTTTGCAGCGTGCATGGTGTTTTTCGGCTGGGAGTTGCCCCAGACGGCGGCGAACACCCTGGGATTACTGGGCAATCTTTCCATTCCCTTGATGCTGATTACCCTGGGGGTGTCGCTGGGGTCGTTGCAGGTAGCGGTAGCCGGACGGGCACTGTTGCTGGGGGTTGTGCGCTTGCTGCTGGGGGTGAGTGCGGGGTTCGCGACGGTTTACGTTCTGGAGTTGGAGGGCACGCTGCGCAACGTCATTTTGTTGCAGTCGGCCATGCCGGCGGCAGTGTTTAATTATCTGCTGGCCATGCAATACCAGCGGGAGCCCGCCATTGTGGCGGGCCTGGTGGTCAGTTCGACGCTGATCAGCTTTATCACCATACCGCTGTTGCTGCTCTATCTCGGGGTATAG
- a CDS encoding MBL fold metallo-hydrolase — protein MRFASLGSGSKGNATLVETEQSCLLIDCGFTIKETERRLARLGRRADDLSAILVTHEHSDHIKGVLPLARKYGIPVFSSFGTADYGEMRKFAHWQPLQLGRHIDIAGIDVLPVAVPHDAREPCQFVLCHRKKTFGLLTDLGSITPFVREQYGHCDALLLECNHDVPMLQQGPYPASLKRRVGGDWGHLNNEQAADLLNSVTVERLQHVVMAHLSEQNNTPDLARAAVVPSLANSEALLSADQEAGFGWLDIA, from the coding sequence ATGCGTTTTGCCTCGCTCGGCAGTGGCAGCAAAGGCAACGCCACGCTGGTCGAGACCGAGCAAAGCTGCCTGCTGATTGATTGTGGCTTTACCATCAAGGAAACCGAGCGGCGGCTGGCGCGGCTCGGTCGTCGCGCCGATGATCTCAGCGCGATTCTAGTGACTCATGAACACAGCGACCATATAAAGGGTGTGTTGCCGCTGGCGCGCAAATACGGCATTCCTGTGTTCAGCAGTTTCGGCACCGCCGATTACGGTGAGATGCGCAAGTTCGCACACTGGCAGCCTCTGCAGTTGGGGCGGCACATCGATATTGCCGGTATTGATGTCCTGCCGGTGGCGGTGCCACACGATGCACGTGAGCCCTGTCAGTTTGTGCTGTGTCACCGAAAAAAGACCTTCGGGCTGCTCACCGACTTGGGTAGTATTACGCCATTCGTCAGAGAACAGTATGGACACTGTGACGCCCTGCTGTTGGAGTGCAATCACGATGTGCCAATGTTGCAGCAGGGGCCTTACCCGGCGTCGCTGAAGCGGCGGGTCGGCGGTGACTGGGGTCACCTGAACAATGAACAGGCGGCGGATTTACTGAACAGTGTCACGGTGGAACGCCTTCAGCATGTGGTGATGGCCCATCTGAGTGAACAGAACAATACCCCCGACCTGGCCAGGGCGGCGGTGGTACCGAGTTTGGCCAACAGCGAGGCATTGCTGTCGGCAGATCAAGAAGCTGGCTTCGGCTGGCTGGATATCGCATAG
- a CDS encoding DUF3806 domain-containing protein, with the protein MKAVATVLLCLFAIAGNAAQWRTDPLTPLDRQYMEQRQQELNSLAQMSMGRSFGHGRDSDLRLIQEILDRKLVKKDEIAKLQAMGIIMGEHLRRENGLRWVIYVDAKGRSRALEVPAKDEFLFPVTQISSRVIVDADVDVKAIYQRLEKEITEIKKKIIVR; encoded by the coding sequence ATGAAAGCGGTAGCCACCGTATTACTATGCCTGTTTGCCATTGCCGGCAACGCCGCGCAGTGGCGAACCGACCCTCTCACCCCGCTGGACCGCCAGTACATGGAACAGCGCCAGCAAGAACTGAACAGTCTGGCTCAGATGTCGATGGGACGCAGTTTCGGCCACGGCCGCGACAGTGACCTCCGGCTGATACAGGAAATCCTGGACCGCAAGCTGGTAAAGAAAGATGAGATAGCCAAACTGCAGGCCATGGGCATCATCATGGGCGAACATCTGCGCCGCGAAAACGGCCTGCGCTGGGTCATCTACGTGGACGCCAAGGGGCGCAGCCGCGCCTTGGAAGTCCCCGCCAAGGATGAATTCCTGTTTCCGGTCACCCAGATATCCAGCCGGGTGATTGTCGACGCTGACGTGGACGTAAAAGCCATTTATCAGCGACTGGAAAAGGAAATCACTGAAATCAAGAAAAAGATCATCGTTCGCTGA
- the purC gene encoding phosphoribosylaminoimidazolesuccinocarboxamide synthase produces the protein MEKREELYSGKAKSVYKTDDPDRYILTFRNDTSAFDGVKVEQLDRKGMVNNKFNAFIMEKLQQAGVPTHFERLLNDSEALVKRLDMLPIECVVRNIAAGSIVKRLGVQEGLELNPPTFETFLKNDALHDPMINESHIRSFGWATDAQMTRMRELTYQVNDILKALFLDAGMLLVDYKLEFGVFSDGEIYLGDEFSPDGCRIWDKETREKLDKDRFRQDLGNVVESYELVGRRLGMNFDA, from the coding sequence ATGGAAAAACGCGAGGAGTTGTATTCGGGCAAAGCGAAATCGGTGTACAAAACCGATGATCCGGATCGCTATATTCTCACTTTCAGAAACGACACATCGGCCTTCGATGGCGTTAAGGTTGAACAGCTCGATCGCAAGGGCATGGTCAACAACAAGTTCAATGCTTTCATTATGGAAAAGCTGCAGCAGGCGGGTGTGCCCACCCACTTCGAGCGTCTGCTGAACGACAGTGAAGCGCTGGTGAAACGTCTGGATATGCTGCCCATCGAGTGTGTGGTGCGCAATATTGCGGCCGGTTCCATCGTCAAGCGTCTGGGTGTGCAGGAAGGTCTGGAGCTGAATCCGCCGACCTTCGAAACCTTTCTGAAAAACGACGCGCTGCATGATCCCATGATCAATGAGTCGCATATCCGCAGTTTTGGCTGGGCGACCGATGCCCAGATGACGCGTATGCGTGAGTTGACCTATCAGGTGAACGATATTCTCAAGGCGCTGTTTCTCGATGCCGGCATGCTGCTGGTCGACTATAAACTGGAGTTTGGCGTTTTCAGTGACGGTGAAATCTATCTGGGCGATGAGTTCTCGCCGGACGGTTGCCGTATCTGGGACAAGGAAACCCGTGAGAAACTCGACAAAGATCGCTTCCGTCAGGATCTGGGCAATGTTGTCGAATCCTACGAACTGGTCGGACGCCGCCTGGGCATGAACTTTGATGCCTGA